AGGAAGAGCTTCGAGTTGCTCATGCACTTAGCGACCACTTCCGGATGCTTTTCAATCCGCTTGAACGAAGCCAAGGCGGCGGCGGCGTTCGATGGCGGCATACCAACGCTGAACACGAAGCCCGGAGCCGTGTACTTGAGGTACTCGATCATCGTCTTCTTACCGGCGATGTAACCACCGCAACTACCCAGCGATTTGCTGAGGGTCGCCATCAGGAAGTCGATTCGCGAACCAGGAATGCCGTAGTGTTCGCAGATCCCGCGGCCCGTCTTGCCCATCGTTCCGATCGAGTGGGCTTCGTCGACGAACAGCATCGCCTTGTACTTCTCTTTGATCTCGACCAGCTTCGGCAGATCGCAGTAGTCGCCATCCATGCTGTAAACGCCTTCGACGACGATCACCGCGCGGCGATACTTGCCACGCACTTCCGCCAACATGCGTTCGCATGCGGCCGTGTCGTTGTGCGGAAAGGCGCGTCGCTGGGCACCCGACAAAATACAGCCTTGCACCAGGCTGTTATGGGCCAGTTCGTCATGCAGGATCAAGTCACCCGGGCTCATCAGGTGCCCGATCGTCGTTTCGTTGGTCGAGTGACCACCGACGAAACAGACCGAAGACTCGACACCCAGGAACTCGGCGATCTTTCGTTCCAGCTCGCCATGGATCGTCTTCTCGCCCGAGACCACACGGCTGGCCGAGACGCTGGTACCAAACGTATCGACCGCCGCTTTGGCCGCGGCGGTAACTTCCGGATCACCACTGCTGCCCAGGTAGTTGTAGCTGCTGAAGCAGATGAACTCGCGACCGTCGATGATCGCCGTGTCGCGGGTCGTCCCTTCGTGCACATCGAAGTACGGACTATCCATCCCCATACGGGCGAACGTCGCAATACGATCTTGCAGAGCGACCACTTCCGGGAACTGATCGGTCTGGAATTCTGAGTCAGGAATGTCTTCGATGGCCCGAGCCGGTTTTTCTTTCGCAGCCGGGGAGGTGGATGCCTCGCCCGACGAAGCAGTGAAGTCCCCTTCGACGCCGATCAGTCCTGCCACGGCCGTAGCCAGGCTGGTGACCGTGGTGTCTTGCGAGAACTCTTCGACCGGAATATCGACATCGAGTTCGGCTTCGATCGCGTTCTTCAGCTCGATCCCCATCAGCGAGTCGAGCCCCATCTCGGCCAATGGCTTGGCCCGATCGATCTGCGACGCGGCGATGCCTAGCGTCTTCGCGGCTTGATCGGCGACGTAGTCCGAGATCATCGAGGCCCGTTTCTCTTCGTCGGCCGATTGCAATCGGTCGCGAAGCGAACCACCAACGGCGGTCGCGGCGGTTCGTTCCTGTCGATGAATCTTGGCCAGTTCATCGAGCAGCCTTGGATGCTTGTTGCGGCCGAACTGCTTCAGGAACTTGTTCCACTCGACCGGGAATACACCCACGTTGGCATGTCGCGTTGGAAGCAGTTCTTCCATTGCCAACAAGCCTTGTGGCGGAGCAATCATGCCCAAGCCAATCCCCGCGAACCGACGAGCATCGGTTCCCTTGGCCATACCACCACCGCTCCATGGTCCCCAGTTGATGCTAAGGCCTGTCAGACCTTCAGCCCGTCGGCCAGCACACAAGGCATCCATGAACGCATTGGCTGCGGCGTAGTTGGCCTGACCGGGCGAGCCAATCATGGCGGCGATCGACGAAAAGCAGACAAAGTAATCGAGCGGCAACTCGCGGGTCTGCTGATGCAGGTACCACGAACCGTCGACCTTCGCCGGCAACACCTTCGAGAATCGCTCCCACGATTGCTGCGGAATGGTGGCATCGTCCAGCACACCGGCCGCGTGGAACACGCCTGCCAGGGGCGGCAGTTCGGTTTGTACATAACCCAACGCCGCGGCGACCTGATCGCTTTGCGCGGCATCCATGGTCAGTACCGAGATCTTCGCCCCTTCGTTTTCCCACTGGGCGATGCGTTCGGCGGCTTCTTCGTTCGCCTTTCCGCTGCGACTGGTCAGCACCACGCTCTTCGCGCCCTGGTCAACCAGCCACTGCGTGACCTCCAGACCAATGGCACCGGTACCACCAGTGATCAGGTACGAAGCATCCCCACGCACCAGCGGACGCTCGCTGGTGGGCGGAGTCATCTGCAGCACCACCTTGCCCAGGTGCTTGGCTTGCTGCATGAAGCGGAACGCCTCGACGGCGTCTTCAATGCGATAGGCTTGCAGCGGAAGGGGTGCCAGTTGATGCGATTCAAATTGCGGCAGCAGTTCGGTCAGCATCTCGGCGATCAGCCCTGGTGCTTTGCGTTCTTCGTCGCCCAGATCGAATGGGAAGTACTCTGCCTTCGGACGCAACTCGGCGACCTGTTCGGCAGTCCAGATCCCGATCTTGCCGATCTCGACAAATCGTCCCTTGGCGGACAGGCACTCAAAGCTCTTCGGAATGAACTCTTGGTTCAAGCTGTTCAGGACGACATCGACCCCTTGGCCATCGGTATCATCCAGAACCTGCTGACTGAACAGCGTCGTTCGCGAGTCGTAAATATGCTTGATACCCAGCGAGCGGAGGAAGTCCCACTTGCCTTGGCTTGCGGTCGCATAGATCTCGGCGCCGACTGCTTGGGCGATTGCCACGGCGGCCTGACCAACACCACCAGCGGCGGCGTGGATGAGAACGCGTTCTCCCTTGCGAAGCTTCGCCAGACGCACCAAACCGTAGTGAGCCGTTAGAAATGCCAGCGGAATGGTCGCGGCTTCGTCGAAGCTCTGATTGCTCGGCTTCTTGGCGACGTAGTTCTGATCGACCAGCAAATGGCTCGTCATGCTGGCGGTCGAAAGGGCGATGACTTCGTCACCCACCTTCAGGTTCTTCACCTTACTGCCAACAGCCGTGATGACGCCGCTTCCTTCGAAGCCAAACGTCACGTCAGCTTCGCTGAGAATGCCGATCTCTTTTTCGTATTCCTGAAGCATACCCAAGGCACGCAGCACATCGCGGAAGTTCAAGCCGGACGCCTTCACGGCGATCTCGACTTCGGTCTCGCCAGGAGCGGTTCGCGGCTTGGAGACCAGTTCCAGGTTGGTCAGCATGCCGAACTTCTTCAGGCCGAGCTGATACGACTGCTCTGGCACGGTCAGCTCGCCATCGTCTGCCAAACGCATTGGCATCAAGCGTGCCGAGAAACGCCGCTCGCCTCGCAAGGCAATTTCGGTTTCGGCATCGGGGACCCAGACTTCGCCGAACAAACGTCCGGCCGACTCGCGATCGGCGGCGTCGACATCGACCCGGGTGCACTGCAGCTTCGGCATCTCGTTGGCGATCACGCCTGCCAGACCCCATGTCGCGGCTTCCAGCGGGTGACCAATCTTGTCGCCCGCAAAGACCTGCTGGCCTGACAACGTCACGACATACAACCGTGGTGCCTGGTCTTCCAACGCACCCAAGGCCTGGGCGACGTGCAGTAGTCCCTGGCAACCGAGGGCATGATCGACCATTGATTCGTCGGCCTTGCCTGACAAATCTTGCTGAGCCCACAGATAGATAACGCCGCGTAGTTTGCGATTGCCACCCAGCTTCAGCGATTCCAGCAGATCGGCGAACTGCGACGGTTCGGCCGGATCGAGCGTGGCGTCTTGCGGTCCGAATTCCAGTTCCGTGCCTGGAGCGATTTCCATCACGTGCTGCTTGCGCTGCCGCAACTGATCGACCAGGTACTCGGTCATCGGACGGCCATCACCGAAGACAAGCCAGACCGATTCGTCCGCTTCATCAACCGTCAACGGCTTGCCGATACGATGCGTTTCGAGCCATTGCACTTCGTGGTACCAACGATCGACATCGGCGACCAAACGCTTCTGTAGATCGATCTTCGCCAACCGGGCCAGCTTCAAGCCGCGAACTTCGGCAAGCACTTCCCCTTCTTCGTTGGCGAGAATGATATCGGCTTCGACCTGAGGCATTCGCCCTGGCTTGCGGCCGGTAATCTTCGACCAGCAAGCAACCCGCTGCGGCGAATGTTCTTCAAAGCAGGTGATGCTTTGCACACCGATCGGAATGAACGTCGTGCCCGGCGTGAGGTCGTCGGCCAGCAAGCTGCCCACCGTCTGGAAGCAAGCGTCCAACAGGGCAGGGTGGAGGCTGTAGTTGCGAGCGTCGCTTTGCAGTTCGGACGGCAACGCGACTTCCGCCAGCGATTCGCCATCGCCATTGCCCAGGCGTTTGATGCCCTGGAAGGCGTGACCATACTGCAAACCACTTTGCTTCGCGCCGAGATAAAACTCGTCGACTTCGACCTGCTTCTCCATGCGGAAGAAGACATCTTGCAGCTCGGCCTTTTCAGGACGAGCCGTGGCCGGAGCAATTTTACCGGCGGCATGCAGCTTCCAGATGGTGTCGTTGTCGTCGGACGTTTCCGCACTAAGGATACGGAACGAAGCATAGCCGAACTCTTCCGGCAATAAGATGACTTGGATCGTCTTCGAATGCTGTTGTTCGAAGACCAATGGCTGCTGAACGGTCATCTGCTCGACCGCGAACAGGCCTGATTCGAACTGCGCTTTAGCGGCCGCCAACGCCAGCTCTACGTAGCCTGTCGCTGGGAAGACCGGATTGCCGAACAGCTGGTGATCGTTCAGATAGGCCGGGAAGCCAGGGGCCAGGTTCGTCTGGAACAAGACCTCGTCGGTCGCGGTCGGAATCTTGACGCCCAACAGCGGATGCGAAGTCCGCGTTGGCATCAACCCAACCCCGGTTCCGAAGTCATCGCCACTGGAGACCGGCATCGTGTCAGGAGCCCAATAGCGGCTCCGCACGAACGGATAGGTCGGCAGTTCAACGCGACCAAACTGATACGGTGCATCGAACGACTTCCAATCGATCGCCACGCCCAACTGGTACAACTCGCCAACCGAATCGAGCAAGATCTGCCAGTCGTCACGACCGCTGCGAAGGCTCGGTAGCCAAGCGTTCTCTTTGCCTGGCACGCTCACGCGGCCGAGGCTTGAAAGAACGGGCTGCGGACCGACTTCGATAAAGACGTTGCCACCCTTGGCGGCGATGGCTTGGATACCATCGGCGAAACGGACTGCTTCCCGCAGATGCTGACGCCAGTACTCCGGCTTGGTGAACGCATCTTTGCTCAACTGACCGGTCAGGTTCGCCGCGATCGGGAACGACGCCGGCTTCATGGCAATGGCGGAAACGGCTTGCTGGAACTCTTCCAGGATCGGTTCCATCAACTGCGAATGGAACGCGTGCGAAACGGTCAGACGCGTGGCCCGAATGCCTTCGTTCTGACAAAGGGTCGCCACTTCGTCGATTGCTTCGGCAGCACCGCTTAGTACGGTCTGCTGCGGGCTATTCACCGCCGCGACGTTGACCTTCTTCGACAAACCATTGAGCAGCGTCTCAACCCGATCGGAAGCAGCCGACACGGCCAGCATCGCACCGCCAGCCGGCAGGCTTTGCATCAGCTTGCCACGCAAGGCAATCAGTTTCAAAGCATCTTCCAACGTGAAGACACCCGCAACACACGCCGCGACATATTCGCCGACGCTATGACCGATGGCCATGCTGGGGGAAACACCCCACGACAACCACAACTGAGCCAAGGCGTATTCGGTCGCGAACAACGTTGGCTGCGACATGGCCGTTTGATGAATCGTTTCGTCGCCTGCTTCGCCGAACAGAACGTCCAGCAGCGGAACGTCGTACTTGGCGAGTTCGCTGGCACAGCGATCGATCGCGTCGCGATAGACTGGCTGCGTGTCGTACAGCTTCCGTCCCATGCCGACGTACTGCGAGCCCTGACCGGTGAACAGGAACACCACCTTGTTACGGCGACGAACGGGTTCGCTGGCGGATGATGCCTTCGAGCCCTTCTCGACCAGCTTGTTCAAGCCGGCGATCGCATCTTCCTTCGTCGCGGCAGTGATCGCGGCACGCACCTCCAGCGTCGAACGGCCAGTGGTCGCACTATGAGCCAGATCGGCCAGCGAGACGGCATCGCTTTGCAGCGTTTCCAGGTAACGCTCCGCCAGCAGCGGCAACGCATCGGCGGTTTGCGTCGAAACCGGGATCAGGTGGCGCGGTCGTTCGGCCTGAGGGGCATCGACTGTCTTGGCTGGCTTCGAGACGTAATCGCCGACGATCACATGGCAGTTGGTGCCACCAAAACCGAAAGCACTGACGCCAGCCAAACGATTGCCTGGGGCGGCATTCCATTCGGTTGGCTGGGTGACGATTTCGACGTTGGCGTCGCTTAAATCGATGTAAGGATTCAGCGTCTCGAAATTGAGATGAGGAGGAATCTTGCCCTTGCTGACCGCCAGGATCAGCTTCAACAAACCGGCAACACCGGCGGCCGATTCCAAGTGACCAATGTTCGTTTTCACGCTTCCCAAGCGAAGTGGCTGCTTGGCGTCGCGCTGCATCCCGAGGACATTCTTCAGGCTCCGTACTTCGATCGGATCGCCCAGCGAAGTCCCAGTCCCGTGTGCCTCGATCAGTTCGATCGATTGCGGCTCGACACCAGCATCGGCCAACGCTGCGTGAAGGACCTCTTGCTGCGACGGACCATTCGGCGCGGTCAGCCCGTTGGTGAGACCATCCTGGTTCACGGCGGTACCATGGATGACAGCGAGGATGCGATCGCCATCGCGCTCGGCATCGCTCAGTCGCTTCAGAATGACGGCACCGCAGCCTTCGCCACGGACGTAGCCATCGGCCTTGGCATCAAAGGTTTTGCAGCGACCATCGGGGGCCATCATGCGGGCCTGGCAGAAGGTGATCGTGCCTTCAGGCGTCAGAATCAAGTTCACGCCGGCGGCCACGGCCAGATCGGTCTCGCCTGCTTCGAGGGCCTGGCAAGCCAAGTGCGCCGCGACCAGCGACGAACTGCAAGCGGTATCAACCGCGATGCTTGGTCCGCGGAAGTTGTAGAGATAGCTCAATCGATTGGCGGCGATCGAAAGACTGGTGCCGGTCGCGCTGTAGGCATTCAGCGAATCGAGCCCGCGGAACATCAACCGCGCATAGTCGCTGTTGCTGATACCGACGTACACACCGGTAGCGCTGTCACCTAGCGATTTGACAGGGATGCCGGCGTTCTCGAACGCTTCCCAGGTCACTTCCAACAGCAGTCGCTGCTGCGGATCCATTTTCTCGGCTTCGCGTCCGCTGATACCGAAGAGGGTCGGATCGAAGTCGCTGACGTTGCCCAGAAAGCCACCGCGACGCGTATACATCTTGCCGGGCGTGGCTGGTTCCGGGTCGTACAGACGATCGACATCCCACCGATCTGGCGGGACCTCGACGATGGCGTCGCGACCTTCGATTAGCAGATTCCAGAAGGCATCCGGGCCGTCGGCACCGGGCAAACGACAACCGATTCCGATAACGGCAATCGGTTCATGTTTTGGCTGCATCGAAAAGGCTTCCGTCGCAGGTGGATAGGAGCAGGCACGCCAACGGCAGACATTGGGTCAGTTGGCTATTTCTGGCCCGCAAGATAGTTCGAGAATTCTTCGATCGTGGGGTAATCGTAAACGATCGTGGGATCGATTCGTTTACCGAGCCAGGTCTCCAAATCGCCCGTCATCCCGATGGCCGTGGCCGAATCGAGGGCGAAGGAATCGAAGGTAGCGCTAGGGTCAATGGTGTTGGGATTCGTTTCCAACAGCTTGGCTAGATAATCGATAATCCAATCTTGGATTTCTTCCGCGGACTTAGGCGCATCGCCGGAAGGTGCGGACTGATCGGCTGTCATTGATCACCTCGTGACTAAAGGGTAACACGCCAGTTTACCCGTTATTCACCCGATCGACCACTGACCCAACCGAACGTTTTGATCTCTGGGGAATCGACGTGGGTGGTGCCGACAGCACCCACAAACCCTTCGCACGGAACGAGTTCCATCAATCGAACCGACGGCGTATTGGGGAAGACATGAAAATGATTGACCACCTTCCGAGCATCCGGGGCCAGCAGATCGAGGGTAACCCGGTCGAGAGGAGCCCGTAGCCCGACGCCAATCGTCTTCAGATAGGCTTCTTTGTGGGTCCAAAACCGCAGGAAATGGCGATGCTGCTCGGTTTCCTGGTGGGCACAGATATCTTTGCGTTCCGCGTCGGAGAGACATCGTTCGAGCATGCTGGCGAAGCTGCGTACCTCGCGGATGCGTTCGATATCGACCCCAACTTCTGCCCCTTTGGTCACTGCCACGACCGCCAGTTCGCTCGAATGCGTCAGGTTGAACTGAAGCGTTCCGGCTTGGCCGGTGATGACGTTTGGCTTGCCGTAACTGCTTGCCTGGTAAGCGATTTTGGCAGGTACTACGCCCAAATAACGTGACAAGATGTCGCGCAGGGCCGCGTGATAGACGACGTACTGCTGGGCGAGGTTTTCCGTGAAGAACTTCGATGCCCGCAGTTGCTCGGCGTCTGAGAGGCTTTTATGAAGCTGGTCGACGTCGGCCAAGCCGTCTTCAAGCGAGACCCGCCAAAGGTGCAGATCGTTGGTTCCTATTTCCAATTGCCGAGCAGGAAGCGGCAAAGGAAACGGCTTGGTGGAAAGTTGAATCATCGGTGGTGGGCCCGTTCGGGGGGGTGCCATGATCGGACATTCATCCGCAATATGGTCGAATTCGGCGAAATGCTGGGTCTGCGGCCATTGTTTCCAGGTCGAGAAGCGTAATCAGCAGAACCCCAATAGCTTCGCGCGATCGCAGCCAAAGGATACTTCACACCCATCGCAGAGGTGGAAATTACGCTAAATTCACTCGATCTCCCAGATTCACGTCGCTCCGAATAGGACCTAAATCGACTGGAGCAGGAGGGAAGCCTAGGCGAACTAGACCAAATATTCCGGCTCCAAGCAAGCGGCGCCAATCCCCACCAACGAGCGATCCCCCTGAAAGGGCCGCTCGGGCTAGCACTGACGTTGCGAGAAGATTATCGCAAAACCGATCGAAAGGTTGAGCTGATTTTCGCCAGATTTCGCGCGACAAGTCGTTTGAGACGCAACTTTTACATTGCCCAGACTATCTACCCGGCATACCGGGTGGGGTCGGGCAACCCGTGAGCAGAGAAGGCTTCTTTCCGTTCGACACACGCTCCGCACTTTCCACAATGCAGTTCGAGACCCTTGTAACAGGTCCAAGTCTTCTCGAACGGAACACCCAAATCGAAGCCTCGTTTGGCGATCTCGCCTTTGTCCATATGCACGAAGGGTCGCCATAGCTCGATCGGATTCCAGTCGCACAGCCGGGCCGCGTTGTCCATAGCATCGGCAAATTCAGGCCGGCAGTCGGGATAGATCGCATGGTCGCCGCTATGGGCACCATAGGCGACCGCCTGACACTTGTTGCTGGCCGCCCAGGCAATCGCCACCGAAAGCAGGATCATGTTTCGATTCGGGACGACCGTCTGCTTCATGCTCTCTTCGGCGTAATGCCCTTCCGGGATTTCCATCTCACGGCCGGAAAGACTGTTGTTGCCGAAGATCGGGTTGATAGCCGACAGATCGGCGACCTGGTGCGGAACGCCGACCCCTTCGCAAAGTTGCCGGGCAAAGTCGAGCTCTTTCACGTGGCGCTGGCCGTAATCGACCGAGATGGCCCAGGCCTCGTGACCTTCGTCCAGAATGTGATAAAGCAGTGTTGCCGAATCCATTCCGCCCGACACCACCGCGACAACCTTCGCCATTTGCAGCTCCGTAGAAAGCCAGATTTGAATCCAATCCAGTCTAGCGCAGTTGACTGCGATCGAGAACCAGCGAATCGAGGTTGCCCCCGCCTAAAAAACTTGCAAATCGGGCGAATCTTCCGTTACACTGACCTGCATCTTCCTGCGAGCCTTCCCTTCTCGACACGCCCTTGGCCTGTCACCTCCCTTCCTTTTCCTGTCGAGTTATCCCGCAAAGGGTTCATCCATGCGTGCTTCCTCTCTATTCATGGTGGTGCTGATCGCATTCCCTGCGATCGCAGCGGCTGAAGACGCTGCGGCCGATCAGGCAGGTCAGGTCAGCTACTACCGGGACGTTCGACCAATCGTGCAAGCGAACTGTCAGGGATGCCACCAACCGGCAAAGCGGGGTGGCGACTTCCTGATGACCGATCACAAATCACTGATGACCGCTGGCGAATCTGGGTCGGCCTCGGTGGTCGCTGGCGATCCGGCGGCTAGTTACCTGGTCGATTTGATCACACCGGTCGACGGCAAAGCCGAGATGCCCAAAGGGAAGACGCCTCTTTCCGAGACCGATCGCAAGACGATCCTGAACTGGATCTTGCAAGGTGCGAAGGACGACACGTCAGAGTCCGCCAAAGTAACCTTCGATGCCGAACATCCACCGACCTACGTGCGTGCTCCCGTGCTGACCTGCGTTGCGTTCTCACCCGATGGCCAACTGCTTGCCGTATCTGGCTATCACGAAGTGCTTTTACAAAAGGCGGATGGAAGCGGAGTCGCTGGACGACTGGTTGGCATGTCCGAGCGAATCGAATCGGTTGCCTTCTCGCCGGATGGTAAGCGTCTGGCCGTGGCAGGCGGTTCGCCGGGAAGACTGGGTGAACTGCAGATGTGGGACGTTGCCGAGCGCAAACTTCTCTATTCAGTCCCCGTTTCGTACGACAACGTTTATGGTGCCAGTTGGTCCCCGGACGGCAAACTGGTGGCAATTGGCTGCGGCGACAACTCGGTCCGGGCCTTCGATGCTGAGACCGGCCAGCAATCGTTCTTCAATGGTGCTCACGAAGACTGGGCCCTCGATACGGTCTTCTCGAAAGATGGCAGCCACCTGGTTTCGGTGAGTCGAGACATGGCGGTGAAGCTGTATGAAGTGAAGACACAGCGATTCGTCGACAACGTCACCAGCATTACGCCTGGTGCCTTGAAGGGTGGCATCAATGCGGTGGCTCTTCAGCCGGGACAAGATCAGGTGTTGATCGGCGGCGCCGATGGCGTGCCGAAGATCTATCGCTTGTTCCGCGAAAAGGCTCGCAAGATTGGCGACGACTTCAACAAGATCAAAGACTTCCCAGAGATGCCAGGCCGTATCTACGACGTGGCATTCACTTCCGACGGCAGCAAAGCGGTGGTTTGCAGCAGCCTGGATGGAGCGGGCTTCATTCAGGTTCTGGATGTCAGTGAAGGAAAGAAACTGGTCGACCTGGAAGGTCCGCTGCAAGCGATCTACTCGGTAAGCATCAGCCCTGACAACAAGCAAGTCGCCTCGGTTGGTTTCTCCGGTGACGTCCTGCTGCACGACCTCGAAACGGGCAAGAAGCAGCAAACGTTTCCTGCCGTGCCGATTTCCCCGCAGACTGCGGCCGCCCACTAAATCGCCTTCAAGCATCCATCGTATGGGATTTGAAATATGTTCCTGAGAACCTCACTTGCCTGCCTTCTGCTGATCGGCATCACCGGCGTGGCCTTTGCGGATTCAGCGTCGAACACCATTCCGGCCGGCAAGCACATCGAGAAGATCTCGGCCTTCCCGGATAAGGTCTCGCTGGAAGGTCCTTTCGGCTACGCCCAGATCTTGATCACGGCCCATCTCGATACCGGCGAACAGGTCGACCTGACACGCTCGGCGAAGCGAATCGATCAGGTCGATGCCGTCTCGATCACCCCCAACGGCCTGGTCAGCGCCAAGCATGACTTTCAAGGCGAGTTGGTCTTCGAGGTTGCCGATCAACAGGTCAAGATTCCACTGGAAGTGAAGGGGACCACGGCCGAGTATCAAGCCGACTTCGTTCGCGATGTGACCCCAGCGATGAGCAAGATGGGCTGCAATCAGGGAACCTGTCACGGAGCCAAAGATGGCAAGAACGGCTTCAAGCTTTCGCTGCGTGGTTATGATCCGGTCTACGATCACCGGGCATTGGTCGACGACGTCGCCGGTCGCCGGTTCAACAGAGCCGTGCCCGAGCAAAGCCTCATGCTGCTGAAAGCGGTTGGGGGCGTTCCGCATGTGGGTGGTCAATTGACCGAGCCCGGCGAGCGTCGTTACGAGATCTTGAAGAACTGGATCGCCGGTGGTGTGCAATTGGATCTCGATGCCCCCAAGGTCGAGAAGATCGCGATCTTCCCTGAGAACCCAACCGTGCCGCTGCCAGGCATGACGCAGCAGTTTGCGATCTACGCCACGTTGACCAATGGCGAAGTCCGTGATGTGACCGCCGATGCGTTTATCTCGAGCGGCGATATTGAAATCGCCACCGCCGACGACCAAGGCGTGCTGAACCTTTTGCGTCGTGGCGAAGCCCCGGTATTGGCCCGCTTCGATGGTGCCTACGTCGCCACGACGGTTACTGTGATGGGGGACCGCACCGGGTTCGAGTGGACGCAGCAGCCTCAGTTCAACTACATCGATCAACTGGTCGACGAGAAGCTGCAACGTGTGAAAGTGCAATCGTCCGGGCTCTGCACCGACGACCAATTCGTGCGTCGCATCTACCTCGACCTGACCGGCCTTCCGCCCACCGCGGACGAAGTGCGAACGTTCCTGGAAGACGATCGCCCGTCGAAAGAGAAGCGAGACGCACTGATCGATCAATTGGTCGGCAGCGGAACCTATGTCGAATTCTGGACCAACAAGTGGTGCGATCTACTGCAGGTCAATCAAAAGTTCTTGGGCGATCCTGGCGTGCATGCTCTGCGAAACTGGGTGATGGACTCGGTCGCTGCCAACAAGCCTTACGACGAGATGGTCTACGAAATCTTGACCGCGTCTGGTTCGACGCTCGATCACCCGGCCAGTGCGTACTACAAGATCCTGCGGACGCCGGAAGACACGATGGAGAACACCACGCAGTTGTTCCTGGCAGTTCGCTTCAACTGCAACAAATGTCACGACCATCCTTTCGAGCGTTGGACCCAAAACCAGTACTACAACCTGTCAGCCTACTTCGCCCAGGTCGGTCGAAAAGAAGACAAACGCTTCGCCGGCCAGAAAATTGGTGGCTCGGCCGTGGAAGGTGCCACGCCGCTCGTCGAAGTGATCTACGACACCGGCAGCGGCGAAGTGACGCACCAGTTGACCGGCAAGGTGACTCCACCGGAGTTCCCCTACCAAAGCGATCTGGCCGACAATCAGTCGACCCGGCGTGAAGAGTTGGCCGACTGGCTGACCGATCCGTCGAACCAGTACTTCGCCTCGAGCTACGTCAATCGCATGTGGGGCTATTTGATGGGTCGCGGAATCATCGAGCCGATCGACGACATCCGCGCCGGCAACCCGCCGACGAACCCGGAACTGCTGGAAGCGTTGACGAAGAGCTTCGTCGACAGCGGCTTCGACACGCGTCATATCATGCGTGAGATCTGTAAGTCGCGGGTCTATCAGCAATCAATCGCGACCACGCGCTGGAACGAGGACGACGGCATCAACTTCTCGCATGCCGTTCCGCGGCGGCTTCCGGCGGAAGTGCTGTTCGACTCGATCCACCAGGTGACCGGTAGCAAGTACAACCTGCCACAGCTTCCCGGAGGCTTCCGAGCGGCTCAGCTGCCAGGCACCGACGTCCGGATTCCGTTCCTGGATGACTTCGGTCGACCAGCTCG
This genomic interval from Bremerella sp. JC817 contains the following:
- a CDS encoding DUF1549 and DUF1553 domain-containing protein, yielding MFLRTSLACLLLIGITGVAFADSASNTIPAGKHIEKISAFPDKVSLEGPFGYAQILITAHLDTGEQVDLTRSAKRIDQVDAVSITPNGLVSAKHDFQGELVFEVADQQVKIPLEVKGTTAEYQADFVRDVTPAMSKMGCNQGTCHGAKDGKNGFKLSLRGYDPVYDHRALVDDVAGRRFNRAVPEQSLMLLKAVGGVPHVGGQLTEPGERRYEILKNWIAGGVQLDLDAPKVEKIAIFPENPTVPLPGMTQQFAIYATLTNGEVRDVTADAFISSGDIEIATADDQGVLNLLRRGEAPVLARFDGAYVATTVTVMGDRTGFEWTQQPQFNYIDQLVDEKLQRVKVQSSGLCTDDQFVRRIYLDLTGLPPTADEVRTFLEDDRPSKEKRDALIDQLVGSGTYVEFWTNKWCDLLQVNQKFLGDPGVHALRNWVMDSVAANKPYDEMVYEILTASGSTLDHPASAYYKILRTPEDTMENTTQLFLAVRFNCNKCHDHPFERWTQNQYYNLSAYFAQVGRKEDKRFAGQKIGGSAVEGATPLVEVIYDTGSGEVTHQLTGKVTPPEFPYQSDLADNQSTRREELADWLTDPSNQYFASSYVNRMWGYLMGRGIIEPIDDIRAGNPPTNPELLEALTKSFVDSGFDTRHIMREICKSRVYQQSIATTRWNEDDGINFSHAVPRRLPAEVLFDSIHQVTGSKYNLPQLPGGFRAAQLPGTDVRIPFLDDFGRPARESSCECERATGVMLGPVMKLVNGPVISNAIADPNNELTHLASQMTDDRELINEVFLRFLGRHPSEEEVSMSVELLNEPTPDLEIAQKALQQHREQLLAKMPAWEASLQRIASWTPLAMQEGTSTAGVSFEKKEDQSLLTTGPITKDEYQLVFDVPAGLLTGLRLEALPDDSLPAKGPGRAQNGNFVLNELKAMVRMPDGSEGPEVSFHRAEATFSQSGWDVRGAIDGNLGSGWAVSPRLGEVHTALFEVDGDVEVPVGAKLVVRLVQQYQDSHHLLGRFRLSATSSERPVRLENNLPADIRQIIAKPTDQRTPEEQQKLVTLFISGDTLLKDLETRLSQAQSLDQNRRLAGLQDLAWALINSPAFLFNR
- a CDS encoding acyl carrier protein, which codes for MTADQSAPSGDAPKSAEEIQDWIIDYLAKLLETNPNTIDPSATFDSFALDSATAIGMTGDLETWLGKRIDPTIVYDYPTIEEFSNYLAGQK
- a CDS encoding c-type cytochrome domain-containing protein; this encodes MRASSLFMVVLIAFPAIAAAEDAAADQAGQVSYYRDVRPIVQANCQGCHQPAKRGGDFLMTDHKSLMTAGESGSASVVAGDPAASYLVDLITPVDGKAEMPKGKTPLSETDRKTILNWILQGAKDDTSESAKVTFDAEHPPTYVRAPVLTCVAFSPDGQLLAVSGYHEVLLQKADGSGVAGRLVGMSERIESVAFSPDGKRLAVAGGSPGRLGELQMWDVAERKLLYSVPVSYDNVYGASWSPDGKLVAIGCGDNSVRAFDAETGQQSFFNGAHEDWALDTVFSKDGSHLVSVSRDMAVKLYEVKTQRFVDNVTSITPGALKGGINAVALQPGQDQVLIGGADGVPKIYRLFREKARKIGDDFNKIKDFPEMPGRIYDVAFTSDGSKAVVCSSLDGAGFIQVLDVSEGKKLVDLEGPLQAIYSVSISPDNKQVASVGFSGDVLLHDLETGKKQQTFPAVPISPQTAAAH
- a CDS encoding 4'-phosphopantetheinyl transferase superfamily protein, translating into MAPPRTGPPPMIQLSTKPFPLPLPARQLEIGTNDLHLWRVSLEDGLADVDQLHKSLSDAEQLRASKFFTENLAQQYVVYHAALRDILSRYLGVVPAKIAYQASSYGKPNVITGQAGTLQFNLTHSSELAVVAVTKGAEVGVDIERIREVRSFASMLERCLSDAERKDICAHQETEQHRHFLRFWTHKEAYLKTIGVGLRAPLDRVTLDLLAPDARKVVNHFHVFPNTPSVRLMELVPCEGFVGAVGTTHVDSPEIKTFGWVSGRSGE
- the queC gene encoding 7-cyano-7-deazaguanine synthase QueC: MAKVVAVVSGGMDSATLLYHILDEGHEAWAISVDYGQRHVKELDFARQLCEGVGVPHQVADLSAINPIFGNNSLSGREMEIPEGHYAEESMKQTVVPNRNMILLSVAIAWAASNKCQAVAYGAHSGDHAIYPDCRPEFADAMDNAARLCDWNPIELWRPFVHMDKGEIAKRGFDLGVPFEKTWTCYKGLELHCGKCGACVERKEAFSAHGLPDPTRYAG